A stretch of the Argentina anserina chromosome 6, drPotAnse1.1, whole genome shotgun sequence genome encodes the following:
- the LOC126799799 gene encoding oxygen-dependent coproporphyrinogen-III oxidase, chloroplastic, whose product MPPPATLSSSSSFTLLSPPPSPSPKLPSFLLPKSHSFFHSPTRSTRLRRSFTPRCAVIEKESPETEKPETFLRESSSPTSVRSRFEKMIREAQDTVCAAIAAADGVGTFKEDVWSRPGGGGGISRVLQDGAVWEKAGVNVSVVYGVMPPEAYRAAKGAATDHKPGPVPFFAAGISSVLHPKNPFAPTLHFNYRYFETDAPPDAPGAPRQWWFGGGTDLTPAYIFEEDVKHFHSVQKNACDKFDPSFYPRFKKWCDDYFYIKHRDERRGLGGIFFDDLNDYDQEMLLSFATECANSVVPAYVPIIEKRKDTPFTEDHKAWQQLRRGRYVEFNLVYDRGTTFGLKTGGRIESILVSLPLTARWEYDHKPEEGSEEWKLLDACINPKEWV is encoded by the exons ATGCCACCGCCGGCCACCctctcatcttcctcctccttcaccCTCCTCTCCCCACCTCCCTCCCCCTCCCCAAAACTCCCCTCCTTCCTCCTCCCCAAATCCCACTCCTTTTTCCACTCCCCCACGCGCTCCACGCGCCTCCGCCGCTCTTTCACTCCCCGATGCGCCGTCATCGAGAAGGAGTCGCCGGAGACCGAAAAGCCCGAGACTTTCCTCCGCGAGTCCTCGTCCCCGACCTCCGTCCGCTCGCGCTTCGAGAAGATGATTAGGGAGGCGCAGGACACCGTCTGCGCGGCCATCGCCGCCGCCGACGGCGTTGGGACTTTCAAGGAGGACGTGTGGTCCAGGCCCGGAGGCGGAGGCGGGATCAGTAGAGTGCTGCAGGACGGCGCCGTTTGGGAGAAGGCTGGAGTCAATGTGTCTGTTGTCTATGGAGTCATGCCTCCTGAAGCTTATAGGGCTGCCAAAGGCGCCGCTACTGATCACAAACCCGGCCCGGTTCCGTTCTTCGCCGCCGGAATTAGCTCG GTTTTGCATCCGAAGAACCCGTTTGCGCCGACTTTGCATTTCAATTATCGGTACTTCGAGACTGATGCTCCACCAG ATGCTCCTGGAGCACCTAGGCAATGGTGGTTTGGAGGTGGAACAGACTTGACTCCTGCTTATATTTTTGAGGAGGATGTTAAACATTTTCATTCA GTTCAGAAAAATGCGTGTGACAAATTTGATCCTTCCTTCTATCCTCGGTTCAAGAAATGGTGTGATGATTATTTCTATATCAAG CATCGTGATGAGAGAAGAGGGCTTGGGGGAATATTTTTTGATGATCTAAATGACTACGATCAGGAGATGCTTCTTTCTTTTGCCACTG AATGTGCAAACTCTGTGGTCCCTGCCTACGTACCAATTATAGAGAAAAGGAAGGATACACCATTTACAGAGGACCATAAGGCATGGCAGCAATTGCGAAGAGGGCGTTATGTGGAATTTAATTTG GTTTATGATCGTGGAACGACTTTTGGACTAAAAACAGGAGGTCGAATTGAGAGTATTCTTGTCTCTCTTCCACTGACTGCTCGGTGGGAATACGACCAT AAACCGGAAGAGGGAAGCGAAGAATGGAAACTATTAGATGCTTGCATCAACCCAAAAGAATGGGTTTAA
- the LOC126797247 gene encoding NAC domain-containing protein 2-like, translating to MQQAFSMESRGNQLPGERFCPMEDELILFYLKPMLSGERVPGRNKVVFDCDLYGHQEPWEIWEAYKSKRPNDLRLNKDLYFFTQHKKMSSTDKRIRRTVGSGTWHGNIGKPVKSLETGHVVGSKKVFSYENKASVHHGCWILYEFYLDRSLRDKKQKVDDYVLCLLRKNGDPKSKIQKKRKLLEEEEVLESTYTCDDGEHSNTEQEEFLGPQAKRRETMSSVDSTPVPLPTPSEEDAFLAQLEETLECSEDDHSPSSEAEALQRFALEVQPDPFFGDDHMMQLMGAEALGEVVLYGGNCSDSMLGEVHRRFASEVQPYPLFDGDDHMVQQMGALGEIDLYGGNYSDSMMMDEALHRFPSEVKSDPLIGDDHMVQQMGAEALGEVDPYGGICSDSMLDEMLMSFAEELTNDGQPFAMEVLGEWNAGYSNFEYAAV from the coding sequence ATGCAGCAAGCGTTTTCAATGGAGAGCAGAGGAAACCAACTTCCTGGTGAGAGGTTTTGCCCCATGGAGGACGAGCTAATTCTCTTCTACCTCAAGCCGATGTTAAGTGGAGAGAGAGTGCCGGGCAGAAACAAAGTGGTGTTCGATTGCGATCTTTACGGTCATCAAGAACCTTGGGAGATATGGGAGGCCTACAAGTCCAAAAGACCAAACGACTTGAGGCTCAACAAGGATCTCTACTTCTTCACCCAACACAAGAAGATGAGTTCCACAGATAAACGCATACGCCGAACCGTTGGAAGCGGCACCTGGCATGGGAACATCGGCAAGCCAGTGAAATCTCTTGAGACTGGTCACGTGGTTGGTTCAAAGAAAGTATTTAGCTATGAGAATAAAGCATCTGTGCACCACGGTTGTTGGATCTTGTATGAGTTCTACCTTGATCGATCCCTCAGAGACAAGAAACAGAAGGTGGACGACTATGTTCTTTGTTTGCTACGAAAGAATGGTGATCCCAAATCCAAGATCCAAAAGAAGAGAAAGCtacttgaagaagaagaggttCTTGAAAGCACCTACACCTGTGACGATGGGGAGCACTCGAATACGGAGCAAGAAGAGTTTCTTGGGCCACAAGCAAAGCGACGAGAAACCATGTCATCCGTTGATAGTACGCCAGTACCGCTACCAACGCCATCAGAAGAGGATGCGTTCTTAGCCCAACTAGAAGAGACACTGGAATGCTCCGAAGATGATCACTCTCCTTCATCAGAAGCTGAAGCACTCCAACGATTCGCTTTGGAGGTGCAACCAGACCCTTTTTTCGGTGACGATCATATGATGCAGCTAATGGGAGCTGAAGCCCTAGGGGAAGTCGTTCTGTATGGAGGGAACTGCAGTGACTCTATGCTGGGTGAAGTACACCGACGATTCGCTTCCGAGGTGCAACCATACCCTTTATTCGATGGTGACGATCATATGGTGCAGCAAATGGGAGCCCTAGGGGAAATCGATCTGTATGGAGGGAACTACAGTGACTctatgatgatggatgaagcaCTCCACCGATTCCCTTCAGAGGTGAAATCAGACCCTTTAATCGGTGATGATCATATGGTGCAGCAAATGGGAGCTGAAGCCCTAGGGGAAGTCGATCCGTATGGAGGAATCTGCAGTGACTCTATGCTGGATGAAATGCTCATGTCTTTCGCGGAAGAGCTAACGAATGATGGGCAGCCATTTGCCATGGAAGTACTGGGAGAGTGGAATGCTGGTTATTCAAATTTCGAGTACGCAGCAGTTTAG